The Bradysia coprophila strain Holo2 unplaced genomic scaffold, BU_Bcop_v1 contig_415, whole genome shotgun sequence genomic sequence aaattattcaaatttgttttgagctaatttgacaaaataatcGGAAATGATTCGCACATCGTTAACCCTTAAAATTATTCTAATAAACCCAAACCAGAAAAGAAAACTAGAAACTCATTCACACTTCACCCCCCCGGCTATTTTTCGCTTTCTTCTACGaatattaaatatatttccGTTCCTCACAATTGTTGGTACCCACACACAATATcgcattaaacaaaaactagcacaGCAATCAAAATTGAgtgcaaactttttttttatacttttccCTTGAACTTCCGAAACACATAAATCCAAAAGCTTTTCGTGTATAGTaaagcgagaaaaaaaaaagttcaatcgACGGAAAAATGGCAAAGAatgatatttgattttataCCTCTTTGGACATCAATGAAATGGGATGGGTACAAGTTTATAATGACACTTGTTAGAAGCACATTCGACAATATCCTCGTATAATAATTATTTCAGCTATTTATTTCATCGGCTGTGtctttccacaaaaaaaaaaacaattctcaTCGATCCACTCATATAAAACTTAAGGGTATCGAAAGAGTCGGTAGGGTGAAACCATTAGTGGCGTAGAATAAGTCATCagaaatgtttcttttatttacatgtcTTTCTACTTTAGGTGAACGATGATTTGGGCGCTcccatttcattgattttgtgATTACCAATGAGCTATTTTGAGAATCGGCTGTAAGATTTACCATATTCaaatattcagaaaaatcaatcaatcggAAAATCGGAATAAATTATTGATGGGCAGAAAAGGCTCGGGGTTGATGAAAgaggaaaaagaaaacttaaagCGAAAGTAACAGCTGATTGGCATAGGGTTTGTAAATCTTCATGCCCATTTTATGACTCGTAAcagcaaaacgaaaatttgcaaatttaccTGAACTTCTTTTGACTTTTGCGTTCTCTCaccttttttgttttttctaattttggcCTCGGTGATGAGAAAGGCTAACCCTCAATCAAATGGCATCCAGTGGAGTATCACAACCCGGTTGGATGATTTGGATATTTGTATGCTAACGCACAATGGAAGGGACATGGAGGCAAAATGGAACAGACTGATTCATTATGGAAAGCAAGTTTTTTTAAACCCGAGCTCCGAAAAGACGAAGATACTTCGTGTATGTACGTCAAGTAACTGCACCCTTTCCATCGATGGCACGCAAATAACGGAAGTTGATAGTTTCAAACACCATGGTGGCGCCGATGCAGATGGTTCAATCCCGAAAAGCGCGAGAATCATTTGGAGCATTAAACAACATTTGGAGATCATCACAAATTTCAAGGAACCTGAACCTGACAAATTGCCTCTCAGTGCTGTTGTATGGTTGCGAAACATGCCAAGTTTTCGTGAACAAATGTTTAAGACacattttgagaatattttggCCGAGCGTTATCTCAAACGAAATTTGTGGAATATCGTCAAAGTTGAAgatacacacacggaattttgaaaaccgacacattttctgtttctgtgttttacttgagtttctgttttctccatataaaaacacatgcaaattcacaagaaaccagtaaaccacgaaacagaaaatgtgtcggttttcaaaattccacgAGTGTATGACAACGATGATTAGgagaaaaaaatggaactGGATCGGACACACTCTACGTAGACCCAGCGACGACATCGCGAAAGCTGCGCTAGATTGGGACCGGCAGGGTAACAGAAAGAGAGAACGTCCAAAAATTACGTGAGAAAGGACGGTCGTTGCAGAAGCCATCAACCAAGGAAAAACCTGGAATGAAGTCAAAGCCTATGCTCCCCCGTGGAGTAGGACAAGATGATGTTTTGACTTTCATCTGATCAATTTAAGCTATTCTGAATATTCCTTGACGTTAACAAGTCAAACCTGAAACCTGGCAGGTTATCCGAAAGTCTTGACAGTCAGGctgaaattcaataaaatttggcTCACGTCTGACTGTCagatatttttcttaaattaagTGACCTGACCGGGACTTTCATGTCAAACTAACTCTTGGGCGAGGCTTGAAGGAAGAAAGTTAATCAAAAACTACGTCGGATTTTTAAAGATGATTCTCTAAACGTTTGAAACTTTAAGACAAAAAACAGTTCTCGGAATTATTGACTTCCacaaatttatgtaaatcTTTGTGAGATGACTAGTAATGCAGTAGTCTTTCTCTATCgtcctttttcaattttcatctttCGTTTTTATTACTGGTACAGTTCAAGTACCTCCATCGAATAGAGCTTACTGTATTTCACATGACTTGATCGGTCACCCCGTCACCCGGAATTAACTGTTTTATCACATTTCCTGTAATTAGCTCTACTGATTAGCCCGAGAATAATTAATccagacaaaaagaaaacaggCCACACACTCTCTTCGATAAATTTATGACTATTAATTCAATTCTCGAATTGTTGAATTTGATTTCTATTCGCAATCAAGATCTCTATCACAAAATCGAATCATATAAAAACCACGTGCGTCAACACAttcaattcaacaaataaagaaaaaaaaagcaaagaaaAGCATTTCTCTTATCTTATCAACGGACACTAACTGAAAGTATTACTTCCAAGCTAATCAACGCAACGTTTagataagaaatatttttttgctttgcaCTATACGATTAGcacaaagtaaacaaaaacaatacaCACGAAACCGAGACGGTTTAAAGAGTCGagtcaatttttcgttttacctGTATCGTTCATTTGAAACAGCTATCACGATGCCCGAATAAAATCGATCTCCATTTCGATAGAAGCGGACTCGTTTTGCTTTCCTAGTCGGTGTGCGGCTGCTTGATACTctctttttaattgaattattcttaAGTGCGTTAATATCTAGATCAGCGATTTCCCGTTCCAATTCCGAATTTGAACTGGTCCGGCTGTTGCTCCGGCTGATTGTGCTGGTGGTATGATTGCTTTCTTCCATTCTGAAAAGGACGACAAATGTTAGAATTTAGTCTAGTGGCAGCAAAAGgagtaattgaaatttaagagGAAATTTCACTGAAAAGAAACTTGTGACAAAGCTCGCCTAAGGTTGTTATTGTTTTCAAAGACTCTGGCCTCCGTATATTGTCCCTTTACGACTGACCTCTTCGTGGATGATTTCGAAACTTTAACAGAGCCAACTTCAAACCCAACTCATAAGAAAGGCTAGCATGTTTCACAGTAAATATTTACTGGAACTTTTATAGGCAATGTTCGAAATCGTTATGATTTATTGATGCATTAGGTGCGtgtgattgaaaattgtttccacaTAACACGGTTATGGCGCTACAGTTTAAATTGTTATGTTACTGTTGCATGCTCATtgccaaatttaaattatgatTTGCGAATGTAGGTTGAGTGCTTCGAAAGGAAAAGCGATTAAATTGCAGTTCAAAAGTATTTTCGTTAGCAACAACGAAGGGTTGCAAGCTGCACAATATTTTTCGTGTCGTTTTTCCATTTGAAGGTTAGAGGAAAATCTAATTAAACTCATACCGTTCATTCATGTTCACCGACTCGAACATTTTTCTTGTCGATCAAGTATTTTCAACGACTAAAATTTTCACGTTTTCAAGGAAGGAAAAGGGATTAAAAACGTCGCCGAATAGAGAATTGCATTTTGTGCCCAATAGCCGGTAAAAATTTGACCCGATGTGCATCTATGTTTATTTCATGGGAAGAAGAGTCTTCCCGCTTTTGAATGTCAACGCTTCTGCGTGttcaaaatgttcaattaCTGTAAACGAGTCCGAAGGTCGAAAAAGGGAGATGGATAAAATGTGCACTGCACAAACTTGTTTGTTGGCAATGAACCTGTTTTCATCTACGGTTTAGACAGTGGCTGACGTATAATAGTAGCATTCCagaaaacaaagcaaaatatttcatgGTAGCCGATATGCATGTCTCAAGCAATTTATTATCTGATCCGAATCATAATTTCTCATTCACCGAATTGGACACAAAAAGCAATGCAactgaaacaaattgaattccaCTATTCCATTCCACATAAATCATTCAACGAAACCGAAACATTTAtaagaaagaagaaagaaaaaattttgcaggaaaaatatcaaaaagaaataaaatagaaaacaacTCAACCGACCGCACAGTTAATTCATTTAGATGCATAAAAAACCATCAATAAACAGTTAGCAATTTGAGTTTTATGCACTCGACTCGGTTCATGTTTGGAGCAgcaccaaaaacaaaacaaaaatttctattattttataaatatttttttttgttatttcaaaCGAGGTATCTGACCTCTAAACAATTTAGCCTCATTCAAATTAAACACACAATAtgtttgatgatgatgatgatcgTTGGGACCATATTGTGCATCATTAAAATAATCggagccaaaaaaaaatcatcttcCTATTTAACATATCCAATTAGTCGATACAATAATTGCTATACATTTATCGACATGGTAACAGTAAATGGTGTGCTTTAATGAAACGAAACTAACGATAAAAAGAACATCAATTGCAATAATATCGAAACCAATTTATTGCATACACAAAcacaaatttctgaaaacCTTAACATTATGAGGATGAGAATATATATGTAGCAGAGCATATCATTCGCTACTTGTATTCgtcacacaaattttttttaaattaaatggcAAGATCtgcaattaaaatttgcataatcATTGTAGCTAATTAGACGACGAGTGTACATAGAAACCATAAATCTAAATTGAATACCCAGCTCTCGTCACCCGGAAAAAATCTGATCCGAATGGAAAATTATATTGTCTTCATATCTCGAcggtttataattttatttatatcggAACTCACACGTCGAATCAATACACAAAATACTGAACGTAATcacattacaaaaaaaaaaattgtccagCCAACAAAGCTTCTTACACTTTGGGTCTTACCTCATCGGCTACAAAGTTAATCCCCGTATTAAGCTCTAAGATGACAAATTAATCAATTGCTACACTTCCTACAGCCGTTTATTTATCacacagttttttttcgactttttatttaaattacaccgaaaatttgaaacatttttttagtcGACAAggaaatcaaaagaaaaccaAACATCAGCACAAACTTGACAGATACAACACTGACaacacacacattttttttctctctttctgTCCTGTTCACTCTGTTTTAACAATACGCCCTACAAAATTTCGCCGATATTATAACCTCACATTTTTCTATAATCAATTTCTGTGGTTCCAGAAATCTTGTTAATTACGAAATTGTTGCTGTGCGAAGGTTCTTCGAATTTAACCTGattcacaataaaatattttggaattGTTTGTTCACGCAGTGTGTGTTAATTGTGTAATGAGCTACTACTTTTACTGAGAATGACATTACATTGCATATCACTCTCTCACAATCACTTAAACAGTGTTGGCAGTAAaacaaattgttaaaattcaattcaactgGCCATTCCGAAAGAACTTGTTCAGACACTAacgaagtgattttttttcgtatacattttttaaacaCAAAACTTTCTGTTCTAAGTCCATGTAGGCGCCACTAGAAAATTTTGCTGTCCACTACCTTTGTGATCAGTTCAACTTGTCTAAGGAACCCAGGGGTTGAACTTGTAGAATTAGTTAGGCAtgttcgattgataaaatatcgattatttcctCAGCATctattatcgatattttcaaatagacAGTTTGCACAAATGACGTGTAATTTATAAGTCCCATCTTCTAACAAGAAGTTCTGGAAGattacttataatttccaacttacAAGTTGACTTATTATGCGCCATTTAAGCAAACTGTCTGATATCAGTAGaatattttatcgataaatatcgactgataatcggtaaatatcAACTGGTAAATGGTAAATTGGTAAATGTCGACGATaattcgataaatatcgattgATAATTcgtttatcgattatcgataaaaaattcgattgatattgtatcgattatttggaaattttatcgtCGATTGtcgattgatgatattttcCAGTGAACATGACTAATTAGTAGCTAAAAATCAGAAACGTTTCTAAATTTGTCTGTTTGGATGAAATGGGAATACAAATGCTACAGATTAATATacttttcatgtgtcggggccgaaaaagggccttttcagaaattttctcgggttttcggccatgaaaagttgtatacgcatctgttgttgACGTTGTAATTTATTAGCCACATTCACTAGTAGCCCTCACTTCATTCGGGCTTCAACTCGTaaaattacctaaaatataccgtccacaacagactTTCGCTTGTCTgtgaattgaaacaaatttttgtatggaagagtaaattaaattttgaagcaGGGGAAAATTCTGAGAAGTGTGAGAATGAAACTTTTTATAATAGCAAGATGCTAAATAAATGAACTATTATATTGCTTCAACAGAACTCAATTTTTACCGCCCAAAAGACTGTTGGTGATCGGCTTTTACTTGAGAGTAATAAACCCAAAGCTGAAGGAAAGTAGCGCCCTTAGAGGATTCACTCGGTTCCGCTGTatatttcagaaaatattttttttaatgatcaGAAaaccaatgaacgtcaacacaaggtatggtcgaatgtcaaactttgtatggagcggaggacatagcgctcaatgaaagtataaaaccagtatggtctgttcatacaaaccgaaGGACATAGCGATATCAtctaaacaaactcacctctaaTGAttgcaaatttgattttttttttaacaaattaagGATTGGTATTAACAGTTAGTTGCGACGACAACACTGAACTgacattacaaaaaatttagaaaacttTCCAGTGTTTCACCGGTTTCGACTGTTTCACCATATTTTCAACCATTTCAACTctgataaaaatgtaaataaaaaataaattaacaacAATCCTAAAATCTTTAAAGTGAAACGTACCAATGGCTCTAATGAACAGAATACCAACGAATTTCCTATGGACTCGACTGAGTCAGGTAACCAAgtctaataaaaaatcaaaatcatttttaattcttaaattcgAAATGTAAAGTCGGCTAATCACAGCACACAACCAACATCCAGGCAACTAGAACTGATGGCGCGAAGTTTGCCGAAGCGACAAGAACTCCATGGAGTCAAAAGTATTGTTGTTGTGGCATCTGGAAAAGGTGGTGTTGGCAAGAGTACAACATCAGGTAAATTTGTGGACATTTAACTGTTGCACAATAAATGCTTAGTGTTCGGTTACCATTGTTTGCCTTAGTAAATCTTGCCGTTACATTGGCACAGATGGGGCAGAAAGTTGGTTTACTCGATTCCGATGTATTTGGTAAGTAGAATAATTCGTTTCAAGGGTAGATTATGGAAACTTCAGTCAAGAAACCTTGTCATTACCACAACAATTTTCCTAAGGTCCATCCGTACCGCTAATGATGAACTTAACCGAAACCCCTCTGATAAATAAAGACAATTTAATGATTCCACCAATCAACTATGGCGTGAAATGGTAATAGTTTCTCCTCATTCACCTCTCAACCattcaatggaaaatggaattcaTTTGATAATTTCCAGCTTATCGATGGGTCTACTGGTCGACAACAGTAAACCAATTGTATGGCGCGGACCATTGGTAATGTCTGCATTGCAACGTTTACTCAGAGGCGCTGTTTGGGGACCTCTAGACATTTTAATCGTTGACACACCACCCGGAACGGGTGATATTCACTTATCACTTTCACAAAATGTGCCAGTCACCGGTGCACTACTTATTAGCACTCCTCAGACAGCAGCGTTGGAAGTAGCTAGTCGTGGTGCCGAAATGTACAAGACACTCAAAATTCCACTTATCGGACTCGTTGAGAATATGAGCCATGCGACATGTCCGAATTGTGGTCATACGGTGGACGTCTTCGAAAGTCAAACGGAGagatttgttgaaaaactCAACATTGAATTGTTGGAACGGATACCGATTGTACGCCGTGTGGCCGAATGTAGTGATTCTGGCACACCACTCGTTCTGCTGGAATCGGAATCAGAGTACGCAAAATCGTTTCGAAGACTGGGAGAACGAGTTGTGCAATTTGTAAACAAGTCAAGTTGATTaacggaaaatatttaatttacaagaaaggaaaaccaatttttcaaaaactgaCTTTACCTCACGacttatttttcttcaattttttcattttcttgttcGCTTTGTGATACCCggactttttcttttcttccatCACTTCGGCATACTTCCGTTTATTGAACCGTTGAAACGCCGCATCGTCCATCAGTTCGTCGACCAAGGTTTTTCGTTTCGATTTACGCGAATCGCGCTCATTGTAGTAGTCTAATGGTGATGGTAGCACCTTTCCCACTTGGAAGAATTTCGGCAGTACTTTCAAGTCGTTCTTCTTGTAGAAATGCTGTGGATCCAATACCGAACGCATTTGAATGACCTCCAGGTCATTTTTAATCTCGTCGGTAACTTCAGTGGCGGGTaaattgaaccaatttttaccTTTGGTTTTGGAACGTTCTGCctgaaatcaaaagaaaaagttttgaattcAAAATGACGCCTCGTTCAATGAGTTTACAtcagaaatgaagtttttcaTTCGGTTCAGATTACTAAAGAAACATCAATCATATTCAAGGTTGTGAGTAGTTTCACTTTCACAGTTAAATGCCCATTTACAGCCAAGTGAATGTGGGGAACCATTTCGATTTCGAAGGATAATTCTTGACTCCTCAAAATGTTTGACATTAAAACCGGTTCCCGAACAATTCGTCAGATTGAACCCCCTTTAAACGATACTCAACGGTTCCGAGGGAATATTTCGCTCGCACCGCATCCATGTCGTTAAAAGAAAACGTTcattaaaacgaaatgaattttgatgtCCCGTTGGCCTTACGGTACAATGAAAGTCTTCATCCAATCGTACTAAGATTACAGCGGGAGGGCACTGTGAAAGTTTAAGAGTCTGAAACTATCATCAACCATTGAACAATGGTTCAGTTGGCATTTTCTCATCATGGTATGTTTGGTTGTTGAGCACAATGCTGTTGGAAATCGGTCAGACTTACCTTCCCCCGTTTGATTCGCTGCTTCTCTGTCAGCATTTCCACAGACTTCTTCTTTTCGATGCCCGTAGTCACacattcaagattcttttccGCGTCCTTCCTTCGGGACGTGGTTTCATCTTCGTCGTCTGAAATTTGCTCGCCATTTTCCCGTGCTCTCATTATCCTTTCCAGTAAAACACAGAATTTGTCCATATTCTCTTGGAGTTCGGTTTTTTGTGCGGTCTTCGGCAATTTTATGATTTGTGAAATGTCGACGATGTTTCTCGGTAAATCTGTTTGAAAATGTGGTTCAATGTAagtaaaacaaacaatttttgatgttGTGAATCTATTTTGTTTTGCTGCGTACCACCAAAGTCTGCGTCGGATAGGTCTTCATCTTCCTCATCTTCTTCAGCCCTATCTTCTTCTACATTCTTATTATCAACTTCGTTCAATGCATCAACTTTCCGCACAAATTTCACAGAATTCTTTTCGTTTATATTTAGATCCAGCAGTTCTGTTTCACCAACATTGTCTACTgtgaacaaatccatttcttgAATGGCTCTTTGCTTCGATGaagtaaaatttgaatgtttttcgTTAGCAGAACGCTGATTATATTTTAGTTTAATAGAAAATGCTAACCATCCTGACAAACGTGGTTTAAAATAGAGACAGAAGAAGAGAGTATGACTATATCGATAACTTTGTGACACAAAGATACCTTACCAGATGTGAAAAATTTTCCGATGAAAATAGTAGTAGAAGAACGCGGTACtgttttttagaaattctgcgattgatttaaatttgttgtGGATTCGTTAATATAACGAACATTGCGACAGAGGTGCATACAAAATTAGGGCGTACCTGTTGCATACGACGGACATAGTCTTTCACATGCGCTATGCACGCACATTCTTTTTCGTAACAATGTAGAATGTGTGGTACAAATGCTTCGCTCTCCatgcctaaactatttttttaaattctaaaaaaagagATGGGTTCAATATTTAAGCCTTCAGGACCAGAAAAACATCTCATTAGCCCAATATCCCACATTCCCCGGAGTCAGAGCAGGCCTACTGGTACATAAGAAGGACACACATCGCATAAAAATTGCTAACTAAATCGATCATTGTCAATA encodes the following:
- the LOC119082265 gene encoding deoxynucleotidyltransferase terminal-interacting protein 2 isoform X1, encoding MQRAIQEMDLFTVDNVGETELLDLNINEKNSVKFVRKVDALNEVDNKNVEEDRAEEDEEDEDLSDADFGDLPRNIVDISQIIKLPKTAQKTELQENMDKFCVLLERIMRARENGEQISDDEDETTSRRKDAEKNLECVTTGIEKKKSVEMLTEKQRIKRGKAERSKTKGKNWFNLPATEVTDEIKNDLEVIQMRSVLDPQHFYKKNDLKVLPKFFQVGKVLPSPLDYYNERDSRKSKRKTLVDELMDDAAFQRFNKRKYAEVMEEKKKSGYHKANKKMKKLKKNKS
- the LOC119082263 gene encoding iron-sulfur protein NUBPL produces the protein MALMNRIPTNFLWTRLSQSANHSTQPTSRQLELMARSLPKRQELHGVKSIVVVASGKGGVGKSTTSVNLAVTLAQMGQKVGLLDSDVFGPSVPLMMNLTETPLINKDNLMIPPINYGVKCLSMGLLVDNSKPIVWRGPLVMSALQRLLRGAVWGPLDILIVDTPPGTGDIHLSLSQNVPVTGALLISTPQTAALEVASRGAEMYKTLKIPLIGLVENMSHATCPNCGHTVDVFESQTERFVEKLNIELLERIPIVRRVAECSDSGTPLVLLESESEYAKSFRRLGERVVQFVNKSS
- the LOC119082265 gene encoding deoxynucleotidyltransferase terminal-interacting protein 2 isoform X2, which translates into the protein MDLFTVDNVGETELLDLNINEKNSVKFVRKVDALNEVDNKNVEEDRAEEDEEDEDLSDADFGDLPRNIVDISQIIKLPKTAQKTELQENMDKFCVLLERIMRARENGEQISDDEDETTSRRKDAEKNLECVTTGIEKKKSVEMLTEKQRIKRGKAERSKTKGKNWFNLPATEVTDEIKNDLEVIQMRSVLDPQHFYKKNDLKVLPKFFQVGKVLPSPLDYYNERDSRKSKRKTLVDELMDDAAFQRFNKRKYAEVMEEKKKSGYHKANKKMKKLKKNKS